Proteins from a single region of Geothrix sp. PMB-07:
- a CDS encoding ABC transporter permease: MVDLALRMLLHDRLRFVITVSGVAFAVTLILSQVGLFFGLLSNSSVIVRHLPAELWVTSRNTPNVDFAQPFPEAYVNRVRSIPGVQRADNLIVTFLNLTLPNGATEGTVTYAVEDFEAWHLPWRMESGDIRDLRRGNFMFTDASAVRRIGAFRTGDYRQVSGVRMRYAGRSEGATSFTTTPVSFLDYRLAQRMNSNLLEGNTTYILVKAEPGADLGALKAEIQRRLPHNDVYTREEWAKRSDDYWIKNTGLGLNAYITVFLGILVGVVIVAQTLYTSTMEHIKEFGTVKAIGGSNADIYRILGRQALVAAVIGFAIGALLTLAMKPGISAIGLRLILPAPVWITVGIGTLFMCLLSAGVSFRKVANIDPGLVFRS; this comes from the coding sequence ATGGTGGATCTCGCCCTGCGCATGCTGCTGCACGACCGCCTGCGCTTCGTCATCACGGTGAGCGGCGTGGCCTTCGCCGTCACCCTCATCCTCTCCCAGGTGGGCCTCTTCTTCGGACTGCTGAGCAACTCCTCCGTGATCGTGCGACACCTGCCCGCCGAACTCTGGGTGACGTCCAGGAACACGCCGAACGTGGATTTCGCCCAGCCCTTTCCGGAAGCCTACGTCAACCGCGTGCGCTCGATCCCAGGCGTGCAGCGGGCGGACAACCTCATCGTCACCTTCCTCAACCTCACCCTTCCCAATGGCGCCACCGAGGGCACCGTCACCTATGCGGTGGAGGATTTCGAGGCCTGGCACCTGCCCTGGCGAATGGAAAGCGGCGACATCCGCGACCTGCGCAGAGGCAACTTCATGTTTACAGATGCCTCCGCCGTGCGCCGCATCGGCGCCTTCCGGACCGGCGACTACCGCCAGGTCTCCGGCGTGCGCATGCGCTACGCGGGCCGCTCCGAAGGCGCCACCTCCTTCACCACCACGCCCGTTTCCTTTCTGGACTACCGCCTCGCCCAGCGCATGAACAGCAACCTGCTGGAGGGCAACACAACCTACATCCTGGTGAAGGCCGAACCCGGCGCCGACCTGGGCGCGCTCAAGGCCGAGATCCAGCGCCGCCTCCCCCACAACGATGTCTACACGCGGGAAGAGTGGGCGAAGCGCAGCGACGACTACTGGATCAAGAACACCGGCCTGGGCCTGAATGCCTACATCACCGTGTTCCTCGGCATTCTCGTGGGTGTGGTCATCGTGGCGCAGACGCTCTACACCTCCACCATGGAGCACATCAAGGAATTCGGCACCGTGAAGGCCATCGGCGGCTCCAATGCCGATATCTACCGCATCCTCGGGCGCCAGGCCCTGGTGGCCGCGGTGATCGGCTTCGCCATCGGCGCCCTGCTCACCCTGGCCATGAAGCCGGGCATCTCCGCCATCGGGCTTCGCCTCATCCTCCCGGCGCCGGTGTGGATCACCGTGGGCATCGGAACCCTTTTCATGTGCCTTCTCTCCGCCGGCGTGAGCTTCCGCAAGGTCGCCAACATCGATCCCGGCCTCGTGTTCAGGAGCTGA
- a CDS encoding TetR/AcrR family transcriptional regulator, with amino-acid sequence MSPESMPRLSRREQTRQAARQRIMDEGRKLFAEKGYDAATMRDVAKATQYTPSALYYHFKDKAELMHAICTEDFLGLTHRFQAVMTSANPLDNVKNLGRAYAEFALDYPNHYRLMFMTRHPLGPTPKDQSRMGDPEQDAYALLHRLVALAMEQDLLRPDLTDAHLVAQTFWGGVHGLITLQLDKGCDHWVPWTDIHARIDLMCDVLSRGVERA; translated from the coding sequence ATGTCCCCCGAATCCATGCCGCGCCTGTCCCGCCGGGAGCAAACCCGTCAGGCCGCCCGCCAACGGATCATGGATGAAGGCCGCAAGCTCTTCGCGGAAAAGGGATATGACGCCGCCACCATGAGGGATGTGGCCAAGGCCACCCAGTACACTCCCTCGGCCCTGTACTACCACTTCAAGGACAAGGCCGAACTCATGCACGCGATCTGCACCGAGGACTTCCTGGGCCTGACCCACCGGTTTCAGGCGGTCATGACCAGCGCCAACCCCTTGGATAACGTCAAGAACCTGGGCCGTGCCTACGCCGAATTCGCCCTGGACTATCCCAACCATTACCGACTCATGTTCATGACCCGCCACCCTCTTGGCCCCACGCCCAAGGACCAGTCCCGGATGGGTGATCCCGAGCAGGATGCCTACGCCCTGCTCCACCGCCTGGTGGCCCTGGCCATGGAACAAGACCTGCTGCGCCCGGACCTCACCGATGCCCACCTGGTGGCCCAGACCTTCTGGGGCGGGGTCCACGGCCTGATCACCCTCCAGTTAGATAAGGGCTGCGACCACTGGGTGCCCTGGACCGACATCCACGCCCGCATCGACCTCATGTGCGACGTGCTGAGCCGGGGCGTCGAACGCGCCTGA
- a CDS encoding TolC family protein — protein sequence MRRLALPLLALGLSALHAEELHPTDAVRAALASHPRLEAARARRESASAQARQAQWDQLGRLDLGLQWNPSYQNREVTLPSVPPTSFSLGPYARHQIEASLTQPLWTWGALTGRSQAASFREEAGLQAESREAQMVAFEATRAFLFARQAQESVLVAEQSVAQQQAFLLTARARVAEGAAPRLDVLKAELSLSEAESKRITARNEERSTREELVTVTGQARFRSATLRSGDTPLQDLPSEDAALTRALSQRADLKGAARLAQALRTGAAAERAAGLPSLSLRTVLSQSSDAASGLHQSANRTYALGLAVQWEAFASKRSQLRFADLSAQARTQEAQTRNLEDQLKLEIRTARWKVENARAQEGVAQRALAQAEEQARVSRVAYQEGIRTAVERQLDEVALSGAQDRLLQAQTDLELAWAALRLALGD from the coding sequence ATGCGACGCCTCGCCCTCCCCCTGCTGGCCCTCGGCCTATCCGCCCTCCATGCCGAAGAGCTGCATCCCACCGATGCCGTCCGGGCGGCCTTGGCCTCCCATCCCCGCCTCGAGGCCGCGCGGGCCCGCCGCGAGTCCGCCAGCGCCCAGGCCCGCCAAGCCCAGTGGGACCAACTGGGGCGCCTGGATCTGGGCCTCCAGTGGAACCCCAGCTACCAGAACCGGGAGGTCACACTGCCCTCGGTGCCGCCGACCAGCTTCTCCCTGGGGCCTTACGCCCGGCACCAGATCGAGGCCAGTCTCACTCAGCCCCTCTGGACCTGGGGCGCCCTCACGGGCCGCAGCCAGGCGGCCTCCTTCCGCGAAGAGGCCGGACTTCAGGCGGAATCCCGAGAGGCCCAGATGGTGGCTTTCGAGGCCACCCGGGCCTTCCTGTTCGCGCGCCAGGCCCAGGAATCCGTGCTCGTGGCGGAGCAGAGCGTGGCCCAGCAGCAGGCCTTCCTCCTCACGGCCCGGGCCCGGGTGGCTGAAGGCGCCGCCCCCAGGCTGGATGTGCTCAAGGCCGAGCTGTCCCTGAGCGAAGCCGAATCGAAACGCATCACTGCTCGCAACGAGGAGCGATCCACCCGAGAAGAACTGGTGACGGTCACCGGGCAGGCCCGCTTCCGATCCGCGACACTCCGCAGCGGAGACACGCCCCTTCAGGACCTGCCTTCCGAAGACGCCGCCCTCACCCGGGCCCTCAGCCAGCGCGCCGATCTGAAGGGCGCTGCCCGGCTCGCCCAGGCGCTGCGCACCGGCGCTGCCGCAGAACGGGCCGCAGGGCTGCCCAGCCTCAGCCTGCGCACGGTGCTGTCCCAAAGCAGCGACGCCGCCAGCGGCCTGCACCAGTCCGCCAACCGCACCTACGCCCTGGGGTTGGCGGTGCAGTGGGAGGCCTTCGCCTCGAAGCGGTCTCAGCTGCGCTTCGCGGATCTCAGCGCCCAGGCCCGAACCCAGGAAGCCCAGACCCGGAACCTGGAAGACCAGCTGAAACTGGAGATCCGCACCGCCCGCTGGAAGGTGGAGAACGCGCGGGCCCAGGAAGGGGTGGCCCAGCGCGCCCTGGCCCAGGCTGAAGAGCAGGCCCGCGTGTCGCGGGTGGCCTATCAGGAGGGCATCCGCACCGCCGTGGAGCGGCAGCTGGACGAAGTGGCCCTCAGCGGGGCCCAGGACCGGCTGCTTCAGGCCCAAACAGATCTTGAGCTGGCCTGGGCCGCCCTGCGCCTGGCCCTCGGCGACTAG
- a CDS encoding efflux RND transporter periplasmic adaptor subunit: MNLRTALTYAVPTLVLTGAALLWSRPTPKAPPSSDAAIRRPRQIRCEGRVTTYPGADIILAPEYGGRLDTLAVQELDRVKPGQLLAQLDAREQTAALTAARAHIAELEAELRFLALEQTRQARLLKEGAVGQRAFDDSDSRLKLTLARVEAARAQVAQQEALLSKLTVRAPFGGTVVERMAHAGELLPAGAKLLRLADLDRIRVEAEVDEYDLSRLQVGSPVTVEAEGLTGTWAGKVEEIPEAVTQRRLKALDPSRPTDIRVAIVKVALAGHTPLKLGQRVELSIQAH; encoded by the coding sequence ATGAACCTTCGCACCGCCTTGACCTATGCCGTCCCCACCCTTGTTCTGACCGGCGCCGCCCTCCTTTGGAGCAGGCCCACGCCGAAGGCCCCACCCAGCAGCGATGCGGCGATCCGGCGCCCCCGCCAGATCCGCTGCGAAGGCCGCGTCACCACGTACCCAGGGGCAGACATCATCCTGGCCCCGGAATACGGCGGACGGCTGGACACCCTCGCCGTGCAGGAACTGGATCGGGTGAAGCCTGGGCAACTGCTGGCCCAGCTGGATGCACGCGAACAGACCGCCGCCCTGACCGCGGCCCGGGCCCACATTGCCGAGCTGGAAGCAGAACTTCGTTTTCTGGCTCTCGAGCAAACCCGGCAGGCCCGCCTCTTGAAGGAGGGTGCCGTGGGCCAGCGCGCTTTTGATGATTCCGACTCACGCCTCAAGCTCACCCTGGCCCGGGTTGAGGCCGCGCGGGCCCAGGTGGCCCAGCAGGAGGCCCTGCTGTCCAAACTCACGGTGCGGGCGCCCTTCGGAGGCACCGTGGTGGAGCGCATGGCCCATGCGGGCGAGCTGCTGCCCGCGGGCGCCAAGCTATTACGGTTGGCCGACCTCGACCGCATCCGGGTGGAGGCGGAGGTCGATGAATACGACCTGTCCCGCCTCCAGGTGGGCAGCCCCGTCACCGTTGAAGCGGAAGGCCTCACGGGCACCTGGGCGGGCAAGGTGGAGGAAATCCCCGAAGCCGTCACCCAGCGCCGCCTGAAGGCTCTGGATCCCTCGCGCCCCACGGATATCCGCGTGGCCATCGTGAAGGTGGCCCTGGCCGGCCACACGCCCCTGAAGCTGGGTCAGCGCGTGGAATTGAGCATCCAGGCCCACTGA
- a CDS encoding ABC transporter ATP-binding protein: MAVLEARDIVKEYQEGRERTRILHGVSLSVEPGEVVALEGPSGSGKTTLLQILGCILSATEGEVRVNGVPVQRDQGPAQAELRKRHIGFVFQQFNLFPSLTALENVQYALQVKGHRGPGLREEARRWIDEMGLGERAHYLPRDLSGGQKQRVAIARAVAGQPAALLADEPTANLDTHVGQQVLQLFRQLATEHRRGVLIVTHDPKVREIADRVLTIRDGLIHA; the protein is encoded by the coding sequence ATGGCTGTCCTCGAAGCCCGCGACATCGTCAAGGAATACCAGGAAGGCCGGGAACGCACGCGCATCCTGCACGGCGTCAGCCTCAGCGTGGAGCCTGGCGAAGTGGTGGCCCTGGAAGGCCCCTCGGGGTCGGGCAAGACCACCCTGTTGCAGATCCTCGGCTGCATCCTCAGCGCCACCGAAGGCGAGGTGAGGGTCAACGGGGTGCCCGTGCAGCGAGACCAGGGCCCGGCCCAGGCCGAGCTCCGCAAGCGGCACATCGGGTTCGTCTTCCAGCAGTTCAACCTCTTCCCTTCGCTCACCGCCCTCGAGAACGTGCAGTACGCCCTGCAGGTGAAGGGGCACAGAGGGCCCGGCCTCCGGGAGGAGGCCCGCCGCTGGATCGACGAGATGGGCCTCGGCGAGCGCGCCCACTACCTGCCGCGCGACCTTTCCGGCGGCCAGAAACAGCGGGTGGCCATCGCCCGGGCGGTGGCCGGGCAACCGGCCGCGCTGCTGGCGGACGAGCCCACCGCCAACCTCGACACCCACGTGGGCCAGCAAGTCCTTCAACTCTTCCGCCAGCTCGCCACCGAACACCGGCGCGGCGTCCTCATCGTCACCCACGATCCCAAAGTCCGCGAGATCGCCGACCGGGTCCTCACCATCCGCGACGGCCTCATCCACGCCTGA
- a CDS encoding exodeoxyribonuclease V subunit gamma, translating into MASLPPGLHVFYANQVERLVAQLALDLALFRGAEGVWKPATIVVPNPNVKDFLRASFAEAFGAVANLHFSYLEGFWGRHANRPLLDRSTLTGSILSVLQDADTARDAGLQPLTSYLEGEPVDLKTVQLGQRLSHHLERLLLQRPDWIRGWDRGLPARGAEPVALEAWQRALWRRLRRAWKGSKEPPLPLIDWLEDASFAQAPFPEAVFLFGMSHMAPVFHHALAQVGTRASVRLYLVNPCEEPWDLDARAKPTYSGDDLPEGLEGEDPFALHSDRAEVILQRWARPAREQLRLLAGLAQGDFLGRFEAPDGAGLLPHLQRRILASSSDREPWESSDPNDDSLGIIPCPSPRREAETVANLIWDLVQRSGGDLHFGDIGVLVPASEQEAYQEHLAAAFRSAHQIPWARAFGASRALHDLVEACELLLDLAGGDLSRASLLRAASHPFIQARLGTTPETWAQLCEQAGIVARLDAAETEGTYVEGGRWTWDEGLTRLALGRFMKDDAAVEELGAMGHPLGRAESPALVALLGPLTADLRALGQGRFPLAIWQERLETFLSTYLGPEAESTSEGEAEAFEKVRKALQKVTQLQVPGLPWVTLDFQALRSLVKGALEALMTDSALPPGRGVQVSCYTPLRAIPFKVLFLMGLGEGLFPNMERPDPLDLVASSPRRAGDVSRPEQDRQLFLEALLCTRQHLVCTYPSRAAITGEPLQPSPLLQDLAETLGEERWSAACLPEQPLHRHDLSQFPDLQAPTPGAPQPLPCHNPAARREAEARWLGQRLRQEIGQRDLPRHLPSAGGSPALQAVLETRVAGCGPIAEVEAPLPSRLRLTLKDLRRWLECPVQGGVVLRLGVRSQDEDDPSDVEEVPVDSGPLDQWWLLRRSFWHAAATHTHLATAYAQTRHDLEGQAKVPIGPLGEGEGQRHLNTLKTWCELVGEVREARLHRFGAGLPFETQGLPLEDHGALLFDLPHPQGLSAIQLEGLTEPLCGDAFLLLSTTECGKEGPKERDRLASLRAWLSHVALCAAGASVPRSARLHSAPREANPAVWQLPLPAIPQPEAQSLLEGWCREILADDAPRLLPIEALLASRPVTDLADWIQDQSDQEDRATLTSFRGPVPRVKDLEVEDLEVGRRRLAPFLALQSQWERP; encoded by the coding sequence ATGGCCTCACTGCCTCCCGGGCTTCACGTCTTCTACGCCAACCAGGTCGAACGCCTGGTGGCGCAGCTGGCGCTGGACCTGGCCCTGTTCCGGGGGGCGGAGGGCGTCTGGAAACCCGCCACCATCGTGGTGCCCAATCCCAACGTGAAGGACTTCCTGCGGGCCTCCTTCGCCGAGGCCTTCGGCGCCGTGGCCAACCTGCACTTCAGCTACCTGGAAGGCTTCTGGGGCCGCCACGCCAACCGGCCGTTGCTGGATCGCAGTACCCTGACCGGTTCCATCCTCTCCGTGCTGCAGGATGCCGACACCGCGCGGGATGCGGGCCTGCAGCCCCTGACCAGCTACCTGGAAGGCGAGCCCGTCGATCTCAAGACCGTGCAATTGGGCCAGCGCCTTTCCCATCACCTGGAGCGCCTGCTGCTGCAGCGACCGGACTGGATCCGCGGCTGGGACCGCGGGCTCCCCGCGCGTGGCGCGGAGCCGGTTGCCCTCGAAGCCTGGCAGCGCGCCCTGTGGCGCCGCCTGCGCCGCGCCTGGAAAGGGTCGAAGGAGCCGCCCCTGCCCCTCATCGACTGGCTGGAGGATGCCAGCTTCGCCCAGGCCCCCTTTCCCGAGGCGGTGTTCCTCTTCGGCATGAGCCACATGGCGCCGGTCTTCCACCACGCCCTGGCCCAGGTGGGCACTCGCGCCTCGGTACGCCTCTACCTGGTGAACCCCTGTGAAGAGCCCTGGGATCTGGATGCCCGAGCAAAGCCCACGTACAGCGGCGACGACTTGCCAGAAGGCCTCGAAGGCGAAGATCCCTTCGCCCTGCACTCAGACCGCGCCGAGGTCATCCTGCAGCGCTGGGCCCGGCCCGCGCGGGAACAGCTGCGCCTGCTGGCGGGCCTGGCCCAGGGCGACTTCCTGGGCCGCTTCGAGGCGCCTGATGGAGCAGGCCTGCTGCCGCATCTGCAGCGCCGGATCCTGGCTTCCTCCAGTGATCGGGAACCCTGGGAGAGTTCCGATCCCAACGACGATTCCCTGGGGATCATCCCCTGCCCCTCGCCCCGTCGCGAAGCGGAAACCGTCGCCAACCTCATCTGGGATCTGGTGCAGCGCAGCGGGGGGGATCTGCACTTCGGCGACATCGGCGTGCTGGTGCCCGCCTCGGAGCAGGAGGCCTACCAGGAGCATCTGGCCGCGGCCTTCCGCAGCGCCCATCAGATTCCCTGGGCCCGGGCCTTCGGCGCCTCCCGTGCCCTGCACGATCTGGTGGAGGCCTGCGAGCTGCTGCTGGATCTCGCCGGAGGCGATCTCAGCCGGGCCAGCTTGCTGCGGGCCGCCAGCCATCCCTTCATTCAGGCGCGCCTTGGCACCACGCCGGAGACCTGGGCTCAGCTCTGCGAACAGGCGGGCATCGTGGCCCGGTTGGATGCCGCGGAAACCGAAGGCACCTATGTGGAGGGCGGGCGCTGGACCTGGGATGAGGGCCTCACGCGCCTGGCCCTGGGCCGCTTCATGAAGGACGACGCGGCCGTGGAGGAGCTGGGCGCCATGGGACATCCGCTGGGCCGCGCGGAATCCCCCGCGCTGGTGGCCCTTCTGGGGCCGCTCACAGCCGACCTGCGGGCCCTGGGCCAGGGCCGCTTTCCCCTCGCGATTTGGCAGGAACGTCTGGAAACATTCCTCAGCACCTACCTGGGGCCCGAGGCGGAATCGACCAGCGAAGGAGAGGCCGAAGCCTTCGAGAAGGTGCGCAAGGCCCTGCAAAAGGTCACTCAGCTTCAGGTGCCGGGACTGCCCTGGGTGACCCTGGATTTCCAGGCCCTGCGCAGCCTCGTGAAGGGCGCCCTGGAGGCGCTGATGACCGACAGTGCCCTGCCGCCGGGCCGCGGCGTGCAGGTGAGCTGCTACACCCCCCTGCGCGCCATTCCCTTCAAGGTGCTCTTCCTCATGGGCCTGGGCGAGGGTCTCTTCCCAAACATGGAAAGGCCCGACCCCCTCGACCTGGTGGCCTCCAGCCCGCGCCGCGCCGGGGATGTGTCCCGCCCCGAGCAGGACCGGCAGCTCTTCCTGGAGGCCCTGCTCTGCACGCGCCAGCACCTGGTCTGCACCTACCCCAGCCGCGCGGCCATCACCGGTGAACCATTGCAGCCCTCGCCCCTATTGCAGGATCTGGCCGAAACCCTGGGCGAGGAACGTTGGTCGGCGGCCTGCCTGCCCGAGCAGCCCCTCCACCGCCACGACCTCTCCCAATTCCCGGATCTGCAGGCTCCGACACCGGGCGCCCCTCAACCCTTGCCCTGTCACAACCCCGCGGCACGGCGCGAAGCCGAGGCCCGGTGGCTGGGCCAGCGGTTGCGGCAGGAGATCGGCCAGCGGGACCTGCCGCGCCACCTGCCTTCCGCCGGTGGCAGCCCCGCCCTGCAAGCGGTCCTGGAGACGCGGGTGGCAGGCTGCGGCCCCATCGCTGAGGTTGAAGCGCCCCTGCCCAGCCGCCTGCGCCTCACCCTCAAAGACCTGCGGCGCTGGCTGGAATGCCCCGTGCAAGGCGGCGTGGTGCTGCGCCTGGGCGTGCGCAGTCAGGACGAGGATGATCCCTCCGACGTGGAAGAGGTCCCCGTGGATTCCGGTCCTCTGGATCAGTGGTGGCTGCTGCGCCGCAGCTTCTGGCACGCCGCCGCCACCCACACCCACCTCGCCACCGCCTACGCGCAGACGCGCCACGATCTCGAAGGCCAGGCCAAGGTGCCCATCGGTCCGCTCGGTGAAGGCGAAGGTCAGCGCCACCTGAACACCCTGAAAACCTGGTGCGAGTTGGTGGGCGAGGTTCGCGAGGCGAGGCTCCATCGCTTCGGTGCGGGCCTGCCCTTTGAAACCCAGGGCCTGCCCCTGGAGGATCACGGCGCGCTGCTGTTCGACCTGCCCCATCCCCAAGGTCTCAGCGCCATTCAGCTCGAGGGCCTCACGGAACCCCTTTGCGGCGATGCCTTCCTGCTGCTGTCCACCACCGAGTGCGGGAAGGAGGGCCCCAAGGAGCGGGATCGCCTGGCCTCGCTGCGGGCCTGGCTCAGCCACGTGGCCCTCTGCGCGGCCGGCGCGAGCGTTCCCCGTTCCGCCCGGCTGCACAGCGCCCCGCGGGAAGCCAACCCGGCGGTCTGGCAGCTCCCGCTGCCCGCCATTCCCCAGCCGGAGGCCCAGTCTCTGTTGGAAGGCTGGTGCCGCGAGATTCTGGCCGACGATGCCCCCAGGCTCCTGCCCATCGAAGCCCTGCTGGCCTCCCGGCCCGTCACCGATCTGGCGGATTGGATCCAGGATCAGAGCGACCAGGAGGATCGCGCCACCCTCACCAGCTTCCGTGGCCCCGTGCCCCGGGTGAAGGATCTGGAGGTGGAGGATCTCGAAGTAGGCCGACGCAGGCTCGCGCCCTTCCTCGCGCTCCAGTCCCAGTGGGAGCGCCCATGA